In the Flavobacterium acetivorans genome, one interval contains:
- a CDS encoding YceI family protein — MKTTLLLLLLLVANSIGAQEKLNAKNSSIVFEASVPFFEAVEAKNEMVNSVLNTKKNTIVFVAMINQFRFERSLMEEHFNKNYMDSKKYPKAIFKGIIEKFDIKNLDEKKGEYLIKGEIIIRGKSKKINVIAQIQKIAEGMELISNFTLNTDDFNIQVPTIVRSKIAKNVNVSVKTVFH, encoded by the coding sequence ATGAAAACAACTTTACTTCTATTACTGTTACTTGTTGCCAATTCAATTGGTGCACAAGAAAAATTGAATGCCAAAAACAGCAGTATTGTTTTTGAAGCGTCTGTGCCTTTTTTTGAAGCTGTAGAAGCTAAAAACGAAATGGTAAATTCTGTTTTGAATACAAAAAAAAACACTATTGTTTTTGTGGCAATGATAAACCAGTTCCGTTTTGAAAGAAGCTTGATGGAGGAACATTTCAATAAAAATTATATGGATAGCAAAAAATACCCAAAGGCCATATTTAAAGGAATTATTGAAAAATTTGACATTAAAAACTTAGACGAAAAAAAAGGGGAATACCTGATCAAAGGAGAAATAATTATCCGTGGAAAATCCAAAAAAATAAATGTTATTGCCCAAATCCAAAAGATTGCCGAAGGCATGGAACTCATTTCTAATTTTACTTTAAACACTGACGATTTCAATATTCAAGTTCCCACTATCGTGAGAAGTAAAATAGCTAAAAACGTCAATGTTAGTGTCAAAACTGTTTTTCATTAA
- a CDS encoding acyl-CoA thioesterase produces the protein MKPTYKKVASSNISISELMLPSHANFSGKIHGGYILSLLDQIAFACASKFSGNYCVTASVDTVDFLNPVEVGELVTMKASVNYVGKSSMIVGIRVESENIQTGLVKHCNSSYFTMVSKDKDGANAMVPGLILSNLEEVRRFENCLNQIALKKEKKRNKEAFNFCPEETIIRLEKHNVLIQLD, from the coding sequence ATGAAACCGACCTACAAAAAAGTAGCTTCCTCTAATATCAGTATTTCGGAATTAATGTTGCCCTCTCACGCTAATTTTAGCGGTAAAATTCATGGTGGATACATTCTTTCCTTACTGGATCAGATTGCTTTTGCCTGCGCCTCTAAATTTTCGGGAAATTATTGCGTGACTGCCTCAGTGGATACCGTAGATTTCTTGAATCCTGTAGAAGTGGGCGAATTAGTAACCATGAAAGCCAGCGTGAATTATGTAGGTAAAAGTTCGATGATTGTGGGCATTCGTGTAGAATCAGAAAACATCCAAACAGGACTAGTCAAACATTGTAATTCTTCTTATTTTACGATGGTTTCAAAAGACAAAGATGGAGCAAATGCAATGGTTCCAGGTCTTATTCTTTCCAATTTAGAAGAAGTACGACGCTTCGAAAATTGCCTGAACCAAATTGCCTTAAAAAAGGAAAAAAAACGCAATAAAGAGGCCTTTAATTTCTGTCCTGAGGAAACCATCATCCGTTTAGAAAAACACAATGTTCTAATCCAATTAGATTAA